From Erigeron canadensis isolate Cc75 chromosome 8, C_canadensis_v1, whole genome shotgun sequence, one genomic window encodes:
- the LOC122610133 gene encoding receptor-like protein 6, which produces MDWNTSADCCEWDRVTCDHSTGDVIGLDLRCGMLQGTIHSNTSLFNLPRLQRLALGYNDFSGSQLPREIGKLSNTLTLLDMSYGGFYGQVPMDITLLHKLVYLDLSWNTFNFEPHAFINLLQNSTTLEELSLSSVNISSFLPTNLNISSSSLKILNLHQTGLQGNLPVNIFKLQSLEILDLSLNSLAGQVPWEVSLLPKLVSLDLCGRLYCNLSIKPHSFNGLLQNSTLLRHLGVTGVNIGILPTYLTISSSSLKTLNLRGTGLHGKLPLNIFNLQYLEGLEMSGNPNLTGSLSIVTPSTTIPPLTFLGLSSTNLSGEIPDSIGRLKSLRYLVLSHCGFSGSIPQSIGSLSYLIYLDLSNNKLNGMLPSSLFSLRSLEQLSLAYNQFADHIDVHDKVPNLHTFCQLTNLTALDLSHNNLSGRWELDALLSSLTSLKNLILSYSGVSVMTNDANYHVNPNLEVLSLASCKIKVFPDSLRSMRNLQYLDLSRNEIHGHIPHWAGVMGGSQLKVLSLSNNFITGLPLFQWYGLQELQLSSNLIQGPFPRSICNLSNLMFIDVSNNSFDGVIPQCIGNITHSLRVMNLGNNFFQGTIPNAFMDCGRLQGLIMNGNELEGGLPSSLSKCQSLEVIDLGNNQLNGTFPYWLGSLPKLQVVVLKSNNFHGIIETPSTIKVPFQSLRVLDISQNWFVGQLPQKYFQNFNAMKVLGMKRTKQEYLYYSITFTVKGVEQRFQKILVEYTIIDLSDNRFEGEIPSIIGSLNSMIVLNLSRNSLTGQIPHALGDLSEIESLDLSCNQLTGEIPQSLVDLTFLEYLNLSQNHLMGRIPVGNQFNTFGSSSFSGNPKLCGLPLPKRCHENVEGDADDDEEENWFTWRVVTLGYGCGTLIGLVMGYFMLSTGRPMWFNAIFDAWEHMILKNRNKKRCIYIGR; this is translated from the coding sequence ATGGATTGGAACACTAGCGCAGATTGTTGTGAGTGGGACAGAGTGACTTGCGACCACTCTACCGGTGATGTTATCGGTCTAGACCTTAGATGTGGTATGCTACAAGGTACCATCCATTCCAACACGTCCCTCTTCAATCTTCCCCGCCTTCAAAGACTCGCCCTGGGTTACAATGATTTTAGTGGTTCTCAACTTCCACGTGAAATTGGTAAGCTCTCAAATACTCTCACACTTCTCGACATGTCTTATGGTGGGTTTTATGGCCAAGTTCCAATGGACATCACACTTCTTCATAAGTTGGTGTATCTCGATCTGTCTTGGAATACATTCAATTTTGAACCTCATGCTTTCATTAATCTGCTTCAAAATTCTACTACTTTGGAAGAACTTTCGCTTTCATCTGTCAATATATCTTCATTTTTACCTACTAATCTTaatatatcttcttcttctttaaaaaTACTAAATCTTCACCAGACTGGATTGCAAGGAAACTTAcctgttaacatttttaaacttcAATCTTTGGAAATACTCGACTTATCCCTTAACAGTTTAGCAGGCCAAGTCCCTTGGGAAGTCTCACTTCTTCCAAAATTAGTTTCACTTGATCTTTGTGGGAGACTGTATTGTAATTTGAGCATTAAACCTCATAGTTTTAACGGTCTCCTTCAAAATTCTACTCTACTGAGACACCTTGGGGTTACTGGTGTTAATATAGGTATCTTGCCAACATATCTTACTATATCTTCTTCCTCTTTGAAAACATTGAATCTTCGTGGTACTGGTTTGCATGGGAAATTACCTCTTAACATCTTCAATCTTCAGTATTTAGAAGGGCTCGAAATGTCAGGAAACCCTAACCTTACTGGTTCACTGTCCATAGTTACCCCCAGCACAACCATCCCTCCTCTTACATTCTTAGGTCTATCATCCACCAACTTATCCGGAGAGATCCCTGACTCAATCGGACGATTAAAGTCTTTAAGGTACCTGGTTCTCTCACATTGTGGTTTTAGCGGGTCCATTCCCCAATCTATAGGTAGCCTCTCATATCTTATCTATCTAGACTTATCAAATAACAAACTCAATGGGATGTTGCCATCTTCGCTATTTTCTCTTCGATCATTAGAACAGTTATCCCTTGCTTATAATCAATTTGCTGACCATATTGATGTCCATGACAAAGTGCCCAATCTTCATACATTTTGTCAACTAACCAACCTCACTGCCCTAGACCTTTCACATAATAACTTGAGCGGTCGCTGGGAGTTGGATGCATTGTTATCGAGTCTCACAAGCCTTAAAAACCTCATTCTCTCCTACAGCGGCGTGTCTGTTATGACCAATGATGCTAATTATCATGTCAACCCAAATTTGGAGGTCTTAAGTTTAGCCTCTTGCAAGATAAAGGTGTTTCCCGATTCCCTAAGATCCATGAGAAATCTTCAATATTTAGATCTATCCAGGAACGAAATCCATGGCCACATTCCTCACTGGGCTGGGGTGATGGGAGGTAGCCAGTTGAAGGTTTTGAGTCTCTCAAATAACTTTATAACAGGCTTGCCACTTTTTCAGTGGTATGGACTCCAAGAACTACAACTTTCATCCAACCTGATTCAGGGACCATTCCCTCGATCAATTTGCAATTTGAGCAATCTAATGTTTATCGATGTGTCAAATAATAGCTTCGATGGAGTGATTCCACAATGCATTGGAAATATCACCCATTCTCTTCGTGTCATGAATCTGGGGAATAATTTTTTCCAAGGAACCATACCAAATGCATTCATGGACTGTGGAAGATTACAAGGGCTTATTATGAATGGAAATGAACTAGAAGGAGGGTTGCCAAGTTCCTTGTCCAAATGTCAATCCTTGGAAGTAATTGATTTGGGAAACAATCAATTAAATGGTACATTCCCGTACTGGTTAGGATCTCTTCCAAAACTGCAGGTTGTCGTCCTCAAGTCAAACAACTTCCATGGCATCATTGAAACCCCTTCTACAATAAAAGTGCCATTCCAAAGTTTACGAGTTCTTGACATTTCTCAAAATTGGTTTGTAGGCCAACTCCCTCAAAAATACTTCCAAAACTTCAATGCCATGAAAGTTTTAGGAATGAAGAGAACAAAACAAGAATATTTGTATTATTCTATCACTTTCACAGTGAAAGGAGTAGAGCAgcgttttcaaaaaattttagttGAATACACAATTATTGATTTATCGGATAACAGATTTGAAGGAGAGATTCCAAGTATTATCGGAAGTCTTAACTCAATGATAGTGCTCAATTTATCCCGCAACAGTCTCACTGGTCAAATTCCACATGCTCTAGGGGATCTTTCAGAGATTGAATCATTAGATCTGTCTTGTAACCAGCTCACAGGAGAGATCCCTCAAAGCCTTGTGGACTTGACGTTTCTTGAAtacttaaatctctcccaaaACCATCTCATGGGTCGCATTCCAGTTGGAAATCAGTTTAACACATTTGGAAGTAGCTCATTTTCCGGGAACCCAAAACTTTGTGGTCTTCCATTGCCTAAAAGGTGCCATGAGAATGTCGAAGGTGATGCAGATGACGATGAAGAAGAGAATTGGTTTACATGGAGAGTGGTGACGTTGGGATATGGCTGTGGGACTCTAATTGGATTAGTAATGGGATATTTCATGTTGTCAACCGGAAGACCAATGTGGTTCAATGCAATTTTTGATGCATGGGAGCATATGATCTTAAAGAACAGAAACAAGAAAAGATGCATATATATAGGAAGATGA